One window of the Glycocaulis alkaliphilus genome contains the following:
- a CDS encoding ABC transporter permease: MTGRTGLHPVWLAAFAGLLCAAPLLAVVWLGVSGPWSDYLIHIANTRLAEFLINTAIVGLTAALLAGVIGTGTAWLVTRHVFPGRNVFQWMLALPLAMPAYAAAYGWYDLTQGAGPLGGLVPAVHGPLGAGAIFGLVFYPYVYLLARESFSAQSADAYDAARTLGCSPFQAFARTALPMVRPAIAAGLALVVMEALADYGTVSHLGAPTLTVALMRAWAGEGSIPDAARLAMLLVSITFLIFMAERALRRRARQTAASGHVRAFRRQSLSPLAGMLAAFACLMPVLMGLVIPAARLGWRAAYTPAATGLMDAAVNSLMLAGVSGLLAAVIGLGLAYAIRTRKLAGRASARIASMGYGVPGAVAALGVLIIFGTLQGWLDTGWRSLTGSPFPLVLTGSALALIFAYQARFIAAAIGPSESALSRVTPSLDAAGRTLGARPLELARRVHWPLVSSGVALAGLLVFVEVLKELPATMILRPFNMNTLAVTAHNYAADERLGEAALPAVLLVVAALPAMIWIARRITATERARASVPPSEAIPGLAE; this comes from the coding sequence ATGACGGGCCGGACAGGATTACATCCTGTCTGGCTCGCTGCTTTTGCAGGCCTTTTGTGCGCCGCGCCTTTGCTGGCCGTGGTGTGGCTCGGCGTGTCCGGCCCGTGGAGCGATTATCTGATCCACATTGCCAATACGCGCCTGGCCGAATTCCTCATCAATACCGCGATTGTGGGCCTGACGGCGGCGCTTCTGGCGGGCGTTATAGGCACAGGCACGGCCTGGCTGGTCACGCGCCACGTGTTTCCGGGCCGCAATGTGTTTCAGTGGATGCTGGCCCTGCCGCTGGCCATGCCCGCCTATGCGGCGGCCTATGGCTGGTATGACCTGACGCAAGGCGCGGGCCCGCTGGGCGGGCTGGTGCCCGCCGTGCATGGACCTCTTGGCGCAGGCGCGATCTTTGGCCTCGTCTTCTATCCTTATGTCTATCTGCTGGCGCGTGAGAGCTTCTCGGCCCAATCCGCCGACGCCTATGATGCGGCGCGTACGCTGGGGTGTTCGCCCTTCCAGGCTTTTGCCCGCACCGCCCTGCCCATGGTGCGCCCGGCCATCGCGGCGGGCCTTGCGCTGGTGGTGATGGAGGCGCTGGCAGACTATGGCACGGTCAGTCATCTGGGCGCGCCGACCCTGACCGTGGCGCTGATGCGCGCCTGGGCGGGCGAGGGGTCGATCCCTGATGCGGCGCGCCTTGCCATGCTGCTGGTCTCGATCACCTTCCTGATTTTCATGGCCGAGCGGGCCTTGCGCCGCCGCGCGCGTCAGACAGCGGCGTCTGGCCATGTGCGTGCCTTCCGCCGTCAGAGTCTCTCCCCGCTTGCCGGAATGCTGGCGGCCTTTGCGTGCCTCATGCCCGTGCTGATGGGTCTCGTCATCCCGGCGGCAAGGCTGGGCTGGCGGGCGGCCTATACGCCGGCTGCAACCGGGCTGATGGATGCGGCGGTAAACTCGCTGATGCTGGCGGGCGTATCCGGCCTGCTGGCAGCGGTTATCGGGCTGGGACTTGCCTATGCCATCCGCACCCGAAAGCTTGCCGGAAGAGCCTCTGCCCGTATTGCCTCGATGGGCTATGGCGTACCGGGCGCGGTGGCGGCGCTGGGCGTGCTGATCATCTTCGGCACATTGCAGGGCTGGCTGGATACGGGTTGGCGTTCCCTCACAGGTTCGCCCTTCCCGCTGGTTCTGACAGGCAGCGCGCTGGCGCTGATCTTTGCCTATCAGGCGCGTTTCATCGCCGCCGCCATCGGCCCCAGCGAAAGCGCGCTGTCGCGCGTCACGCCCTCCCTTGATGCAGCCGGGCGCACTCTGGGGGCAAGACCGCTGGAACTCGCCCGGCGCGTCCATTGGCCGCTGGTCTCGTCGGGTGTCGCGCTGGCAGGCCTGCTTGTATTTGTGGAGGTTCTCAAAGAGCTTCCCGCGACGATGATCCTAAGGCCCTTCAACATGAACACGCTGGCCGTGACCGCGCACAATTATGCCGCCGATGAAAGGCTGGGCGAAGCGGCCCTGCCCGCGGTGCTGCTGGTTGTGGCGGCATTGCCGGCGATGATCTGGATTGCCCGGCGCATTACCGCCACAGAGCGTGCGCGCGCCAGTGTGCCTCCCTCCGAAGCGATACCGGGGCTGGCCGAATGA
- a CDS encoding extracellular solute-binding protein: protein MSDRLRLSIIGALCASLGLAACGQPEQDSVVNVFSARHYASDQEVFRAFTEETGIAINLVEADGDLLIERVRADGERSQADVIITVDAGRLHRAEQAGLFQPAGDLGGMLDRVPDTLVHPDNLWFGFATRARVIVYAQGRVDPSEVQTYADLARPEFEGRVCARSSSNVYNQSLVAGMIAEDGAEAAESFARGIAQNLARTPQGGDTDQIRAVAAGECDVAMVNHYYLGRLLNASDSADRAVGEAVGVVFPDQGRGGTYVNISGAGLAANAPNPEAARALLAFLLSERAQRAFAELTNEFPADPSVSYDNTVLDGFAGFEARDLNVNALGENGAEAQRIFDRVGWP from the coding sequence ATGTCTGACCGTCTCCGCCTTTCCATAATCGGCGCTCTGTGTGCCTCGCTGGGTCTGGCCGCCTGTGGCCAGCCCGAGCAGGACAGCGTCGTCAACGTGTTCTCGGCGCGCCATTACGCGTCCGATCAGGAAGTGTTCCGGGCCTTCACCGAAGAGACCGGCATCGCGATCAATCTGGTCGAGGCCGACGGCGATCTGCTGATCGAGCGGGTTCGCGCCGATGGCGAGCGGTCGCAGGCTGATGTCATCATCACTGTCGATGCAGGCCGTCTGCACCGTGCCGAGCAGGCGGGCCTGTTCCAGCCAGCAGGCGATCTGGGCGGCATGCTGGACCGGGTGCCCGACACCCTGGTGCATCCCGATAATCTCTGGTTCGGCTTCGCGACCCGCGCCCGCGTCATCGTTTATGCGCAGGGCCGTGTGGACCCGTCGGAGGTGCAAACCTATGCCGACCTTGCCCGTCCGGAGTTTGAAGGCCGGGTGTGCGCGCGCTCTTCTTCCAATGTCTATAACCAGTCGCTGGTAGCCGGCATGATCGCCGAAGATGGCGCTGAGGCGGCAGAAAGCTTTGCGCGCGGCATCGCGCAGAATCTGGCCCGCACCCCGCAGGGCGGCGATACCGACCAGATCCGCGCCGTGGCCGCTGGTGAATGCGATGTCGCCATGGTCAATCACTACTATCTTGGCCGTTTGCTGAACGCCTCTGACAGCGCGGACCGCGCGGTGGGCGAGGCTGTCGGCGTCGTCTTCCCCGATCAGGGCCGGGGCGGCACGTATGTGAACATCTCCGGCGCGGGCCTTGCAGCCAATGCGCCCAACCCTGAAGCCGCGCGGGCGCTTCTGGCCTTCCTTCTGTCGGAGCGGGCCCAGCGCGCCTTTGCCGAACTTACCAATGAGTTTCCCGCCGACCCGTCTGTCAGCTATGACAACACCGTTCTTGATGGGTTTGCCGGTTTCGAGGCGCGTGATCTGAACGTCAACGCGCTGGGCGAAAACGGCGCTGAAGCCCAGCGCATTTTTGACCGGGTGGGATGGCCATAA
- a CDS encoding phosphoglycolate phosphatase, whose amino-acid sequence MASNDLCTPEGARRLKERIEAYWKERGYDVTVDLVDAGFMPAMRSARTDVRSNLVNGMPRPANDRGENRRSA is encoded by the coding sequence ATGGCCAGTAATGACCTCTGCACGCCTGAAGGCGCGCGCCGCCTGAAAGAACGTATCGAAGCCTACTGGAAAGAGCGCGGTTACGACGTGACCGTCGATCTCGTGGACGCTGGCTTCATGCCCGCCATGCGGTCTGCCCGCACCGATGTGCGCTCCAACCTCGTCAACGGCATGCCGCGCCCGGCCAATGACCGTGGCGAGAATCGCCGCAGCGCGTAA
- a CDS encoding HAD hydrolase-like protein, whose product MTHFEALRGASIAFDLDGTLVDTAPDLVRALNESIARFGLDPVPVDDVRAMVGRGARALIVRAFDRAGAVLEPDMAESALSHFLMTYGADIAAHSRPFAGVEAALDVLAASGARLSVCTNKPSALARQLMEALDLTGRFERITGPEDAPAKKPDPSHLLTAAGEGDAGRFIALVGDSEPDALAAQGAGAASVLFSGGYSEKPVSTLGADRLFDHFDDLPAMLAELAAGRRPA is encoded by the coding sequence ATGACGCATTTTGAGGCCCTGCGGGGGGCGTCCATCGCGTTTGACCTAGATGGAACGCTGGTGGACACGGCCCCTGATCTGGTGCGGGCGCTCAATGAATCGATTGCCCGCTTCGGCCTTGATCCGGTGCCGGTCGATGATGTTCGCGCCATGGTCGGACGTGGCGCGCGGGCGCTGATCGTGCGGGCTTTCGACCGGGCCGGGGCCGTTCTGGAGCCGGACATGGCCGAATCGGCGCTGTCGCATTTCCTGATGACTTACGGAGCCGATATTGCCGCGCACAGCCGCCCGTTTGCCGGGGTGGAGGCCGCGCTGGATGTCCTGGCGGCATCGGGCGCACGGCTTAGCGTCTGTACCAACAAGCCGTCCGCGCTGGCGCGCCAGCTGATGGAGGCGCTGGACCTGACAGGCCGGTTCGAGCGGATCACCGGGCCGGAGGACGCGCCGGCCAAGAAGCCGGACCCGTCCCATCTCCTCACCGCCGCCGGCGAGGGCGATGCCGGGCGCTTCATCGCTCTGGTGGGCGATTCCGAGCCTGACGCGCTGGCCGCACAGGGTGCAGGCGCCGCCAGTGTGCTGTTTTCGGGAGGTTACAGCGAAAAGCCGGTCAGCACGCTGGGCGCTGACCGGCTTTTCGATCATTTCGACGATCTGCCTGCCATGCTCGCCGAACTGGCAGCGGGCAGGCGACCGGCCTGA
- the glmU gene encoding bifunctional UDP-N-acetylglucosamine diphosphorylase/glucosamine-1-phosphate N-acetyltransferase GlmU: MAKARAVIILAAGHGTRMKSDLPKPLHAVGGRPMLDWSLALAGQCGADRQVVIWGAHGPEVKTRAEAAGAATALQDPPMGTGHAVLCGKDSLTGFDGDVAVLFADTPLIRTETLQAVFAALDSGADIAVLGFEPENPTGYGRLIENASGALTAIVEEKEASAEQKAVRLCNSGVMAAPARVLFDLLSKVTNDNAKGEYYLTDIVALGVAAGHTARAVRADADEVLGVNSRANLAEAEAAFQARARTAAMEAGVTLIAPETVFFSHDTQIANDVIVEPNVVFGPGVRIETGALIHAFSHLEGTSVGENASVGPYARLRPGAVLETGAKIGNFVEVKNAVLHAGAKANHLSYIGDADIGAKANIGAGTITCNYDGFFKHRTIVGDGAFIGSNTSLVAPVNIGRGAFTGSGSVITSDVPDDTLALSRAKQENKPGWAARFRQMMQARKDKTKA, from the coding sequence ATGGCAAAGGCGCGCGCAGTCATCATTCTGGCAGCTGGCCATGGCACGCGCATGAAATCGGACCTGCCCAAGCCGCTGCATGCTGTCGGCGGACGCCCCATGCTGGACTGGAGCCTCGCGCTGGCCGGTCAATGCGGCGCGGACCGCCAGGTGGTGATCTGGGGTGCGCACGGGCCGGAGGTGAAGACCCGCGCAGAGGCCGCTGGCGCGGCAACCGCCCTGCAGGATCCGCCCATGGGCACCGGCCACGCCGTGCTGTGCGGCAAGGACTCGCTGACCGGTTTTGACGGCGATGTGGCCGTGCTCTTTGCTGACACGCCCCTCATCCGCACCGAAACGCTGCAGGCCGTCTTTGCGGCGCTCGATTCGGGCGCGGACATCGCCGTTCTGGGCTTCGAGCCGGAAAATCCCACCGGCTATGGCCGCCTGATCGAAAACGCGTCCGGCGCGCTCACCGCCATTGTCGAGGAAAAGGAAGCCAGCGCCGAGCAAAAAGCCGTGCGCCTGTGCAATTCCGGCGTAATGGCAGCGCCAGCGCGCGTGCTGTTTGACCTGCTCTCGAAGGTCACGAACGACAACGCGAAGGGTGAGTATTATCTGACCGACATCGTGGCGCTTGGTGTTGCTGCCGGACACACCGCCCGCGCGGTGCGCGCGGACGCAGATGAGGTGCTGGGCGTCAACTCCCGCGCCAATCTGGCCGAAGCCGAAGCCGCCTTTCAGGCGCGCGCCCGCACCGCCGCCATGGAGGCGGGCGTAACGCTGATTGCGCCGGAAACCGTGTTCTTCAGCCATGACACGCAAATTGCGAATGACGTGATCGTGGAGCCGAACGTGGTCTTTGGCCCCGGCGTGCGCATCGAGACCGGCGCATTGATCCATGCCTTCAGCCATCTGGAGGGGACAAGCGTTGGCGAGAACGCGTCCGTTGGCCCCTATGCCCGCCTGCGCCCCGGCGCGGTGCTGGAGACGGGAGCGAAAATCGGCAATTTCGTCGAGGTGAAAAACGCGGTCCTGCACGCCGGCGCGAAGGCCAATCATTTGTCCTATATCGGCGATGCCGACATTGGCGCGAAGGCCAATATCGGCGCTGGCACCATCACCTGCAATTATGATGGCTTCTTCAAACATCGAACGATTGTCGGCGATGGCGCGTTTATCGGGTCCAATACCAGCCTGGTCGCGCCTGTGAACATTGGACGCGGGGCCTTTACAGGCTCGGGCAGCGTCATCACATCAGACGTGCCGGATGACACGCTGGCTCTGTCGCGCGCCAAGCAGGAGAACAAGCCCGGCTGGGCGGCACGCTTCCGCCAGATGATGCAGGCGCGCAAGGACAAGACGAAAGCATAA
- a CDS encoding NAD-dependent succinate-semialdehyde dehydrogenase: MSDYKSRLKNSGLWRTDSFINGEWVKGDSRFDVNNPANREKVADVADVGAEGAKRAVKAAAAANLAWRRTSAFERSRIVNRWYELIMEHQDDLGIILAAEMGKPLKEAKGEVAYGAGFVQWAAEEARRVHGETLPVPTPGARGWTIRQPVGVVSCITPWNFPSAMITRKCGPALAVGCPIVIKPAAETPLSALALAELADRAGFPKGVFNVVTGEAGEIGPVLTGSDEVAMIAFTGSTPVGALLMEQAAKTIKRVALELGGNAPFIIMDDADLEKAADGLVQGKFRAAGQTCVSPNRVFVQEGVIDKLTELLKTRVAKLKLGDPFADGTDVGPLIHEEAVSRVAELVENAVSEGAKVLAGGKSRVDEMGGAYFEPTLITGADHSMSLACNEIFGPVAALYPFKDEDEVIRLANDTPYGLAAYLYTRDAGRIHRISEGIDFGMVGVNAPMVGSPATPFGGMKQSGIGREGGKWAAEEFTELKFVLLGGVDQ, translated from the coding sequence ATGAGTGATTACAAGTCCCGCCTGAAAAATTCCGGCCTGTGGCGCACTGATTCCTTCATCAATGGCGAATGGGTGAAGGGCGATAGCCGGTTTGACGTCAACAATCCGGCCAACCGGGAAAAGGTCGCTGATGTCGCGGATGTCGGGGCGGAGGGCGCCAAGCGCGCGGTGAAGGCCGCTGCGGCGGCGAACCTTGCCTGGCGGCGCACCTCGGCGTTCGAGCGCTCGCGCATCGTCAATCGCTGGTATGAGCTCATCATGGAGCATCAGGATGATCTGGGGATCATTCTGGCTGCCGAGATGGGCAAGCCACTCAAAGAAGCCAAGGGCGAGGTCGCCTATGGCGCTGGCTTCGTCCAGTGGGCCGCAGAGGAAGCCCGGCGCGTGCATGGCGAGACCCTGCCCGTGCCGACGCCGGGCGCGCGCGGCTGGACGATCCGCCAGCCCGTGGGCGTTGTCTCGTGCATCACGCCGTGGAACTTCCCCTCCGCCATGATTACCCGCAAGTGCGGCCCCGCGCTGGCGGTGGGCTGTCCCATCGTCATCAAGCCGGCGGCGGAAACGCCGCTCTCCGCGCTGGCGCTGGCCGAGCTGGCAGACCGTGCCGGCTTCCCCAAGGGCGTGTTTAACGTCGTCACCGGCGAAGCGGGCGAGATCGGCCCGGTCCTCACCGGATCTGACGAGGTGGCGATGATCGCCTTTACCGGCTCCACGCCGGTGGGCGCGCTGCTGATGGAGCAGGCGGCGAAAACCATCAAGCGTGTCGCGCTGGAGCTGGGTGGCAATGCGCCCTTCATCATCATGGATGATGCCGATCTTGAAAAAGCCGCTGACGGGCTGGTTCAGGGCAAGTTCCGTGCGGCCGGCCAGACCTGTGTGTCGCCCAACCGCGTCTTCGTACAGGAAGGCGTGATCGACAAGCTCACTGAACTCCTCAAAACGCGCGTGGCGAAGCTGAAGCTCGGCGATCCCTTCGCTGACGGCACCGATGTCGGCCCGCTGATCCACGAAGAAGCCGTCAGCCGCGTGGCCGAGCTGGTGGAGAACGCCGTTTCCGAGGGCGCCAAAGTGCTCGCGGGCGGCAAATCACGCGTGGACGAGATGGGCGGCGCGTATTTCGAGCCGACCCTCATCACCGGCGCGGACCACTCGATGAGCCTTGCCTGCAACGAGATTTTCGGCCCCGTCGCCGCGCTCTACCCGTTCAAGGACGAGGACGAGGTCATCAGGCTCGCCAATGACACGCCCTACGGGCTTGCCGCCTATCTCTACACGCGCGATGCCGGACGCATTCACCGCATCTCCGAAGGCATTGATTTTGGCATGGTCGGCGTCAACGCGCCGATGGTCGGCTCGCCCGCCACACCCTTTGGCGGCATGAAGCAGTCCGGCATTGGCCGCGAGGGCGGCAAATGGGCGGCCGAAGAGTTCACCGAGCTGAAATTCGTCCTCCTTGGCGGGGTCGATCAGTGA
- the rpiA gene encoding ribose-5-phosphate isomerase RpiA — protein sequence MSAQSQKARAAEAALEYIEDGMIVGLGSGSTAALFVKALGRRCAAGDLSIKGIPTSRETEQIALEAGVPLIPIEQADRIDVAVDGADEVDGGFRLIKGGGGCLLREKIIADAADLMVVLVDETKLVETLGAFPLPVEVDPFGWTITAKKVFDALRRAGVERPLVDIRRQGDRSEPFITDGGHYILDCACGAIEDAYSVDAELLAIPGVVDHGLFIDQARVVIVGEDDDVKVMEL from the coding sequence GTGAGCGCGCAGAGCCAGAAGGCCAGAGCCGCTGAAGCGGCGCTGGAGTATATTGAGGACGGCATGATTGTGGGGCTCGGTTCGGGCTCCACAGCCGCCCTTTTCGTCAAGGCGCTGGGGCGGCGCTGCGCGGCGGGTGATCTCTCCATCAAGGGCATTCCCACCTCGCGCGAGACCGAACAGATCGCGCTTGAGGCGGGTGTGCCCCTCATCCCCATCGAGCAGGCCGACCGCATTGATGTGGCGGTGGACGGAGCTGACGAGGTTGATGGCGGCTTCCGCCTCATCAAGGGCGGGGGCGGATGCCTCCTGCGCGAGAAGATCATCGCCGATGCCGCCGATCTGATGGTGGTGCTGGTGGACGAGACCAAGCTCGTCGAGACGCTCGGCGCCTTCCCGCTGCCAGTCGAGGTCGATCCGTTCGGCTGGACCATCACGGCCAAGAAAGTCTTCGACGCGCTGCGCCGCGCCGGCGTGGAGCGGCCTCTGGTCGATATCCGCCGCCAGGGCGACCGCAGCGAACCCTTCATCACCGATGGCGGCCATTACATTCTCGATTGCGCCTGCGGAGCGATCGAAGACGCTTACAGCGTGGACGCCGAATTGCTCGCCATTCCCGGCGTGGTCGATCACGGCCTCTTCATCGATCAGGCCCGCGTCGTGATCGTCGGCGAGGATGACGATGTGAAGGTGATGGAGCTTTAG
- a CDS encoding DUF2059 domain-containing protein translates to MRALLTSLIIVIALPFAGLADDRSERIDAARDFIHASGMWQSILYNMPDVGAAVVESIREMRPELRDDQARDIASLLNARYETEQPAFLDTVSGVLANHLSTADLRELAAYYRSEAGQVQARAIARGSEMTDADMAALILALPPEAQAEVARFGSSQAARNWLTAQPRFIGDIERASESFGENLVSSSVAEIQAILAR, encoded by the coding sequence ATGCGCGCGCTGCTTACCTCGCTTATCATCGTTATCGCCCTGCCGTTTGCAGGCCTCGCCGACGACCGCTCCGAACGGATTGATGCGGCGCGCGACTTCATCCATGCCAGCGGCATGTGGCAGTCGATCCTCTACAATATGCCAGATGTTGGCGCGGCTGTGGTGGAGAGCATACGCGAGATGCGGCCAGAACTTCGCGACGATCAGGCCCGCGATATCGCCTCGCTGCTCAATGCCCGCTATGAGACAGAGCAACCGGCCTTTCTTGATACGGTGTCAGGCGTGCTTGCCAACCACCTTTCCACCGCCGACCTGCGCGAGCTGGCCGCCTATTACCGCTCTGAGGCCGGACAGGTTCAGGCCCGCGCCATTGCCCGCGGCAGCGAAATGACCGACGCGGACATGGCCGCGCTGATCTTGGCGCTCCCGCCCGAAGCGCAGGCCGAGGTAGCGCGTTTCGGCAGTAGCCAGGCGGCACGCAACTGGCTCACCGCCCAGCCGCGCTTCATCGGCGACATTGAACGCGCGTCCGAAAGCTTTGGTGAAAACCTGGTCTCCAGCTCGGTGGCGGAGATACAGGCCATTCTGGCGCGCTGA
- the map gene encoding type I methionyl aminopeptidase produces the protein MTVSNEDELDGLKEIGRIVANTMHAMARAMEPGMTTRELDAIGAALLERDGAVSAPQSTYGFPGATCISVNEEIAHGIPGDRVIALGDMVNIDVSASKNGFFADTGATFTVGPLPASLETLRRDGKRAMNIGIAQVGTGKPLAGIGNAIGQFADKRGYTLIRNLASHGTGRALHEYPEEIATWPTRSDRRRIERGMVMTVEPFLSRGGIWAADGDDGWTLYSEPHAPTVQFEHTVVATDRGAIIVTRPDLAS, from the coding sequence ATGACGGTTTCCAACGAAGACGAGCTGGACGGGCTAAAGGAGATCGGCCGTATCGTCGCCAACACCATGCACGCCATGGCAAGGGCTATGGAGCCGGGCATGACCACGCGCGAGCTGGACGCGATAGGCGCTGCGCTGCTCGAGCGCGACGGCGCGGTGTCTGCGCCGCAATCCACCTATGGCTTTCCCGGCGCAACCTGCATCAGCGTCAACGAGGAGATCGCTCACGGCATTCCCGGCGACCGGGTGATCGCACTCGGCGACATGGTGAATATCGACGTGTCGGCCTCCAAGAACGGCTTCTTCGCCGATACCGGCGCGACGTTTACGGTTGGTCCGTTGCCTGCCTCACTCGAAACCCTGCGCCGTGACGGCAAGCGCGCCATGAATATCGGCATCGCACAGGTGGGCACAGGCAAGCCGCTGGCCGGGATCGGCAATGCCATCGGCCAGTTTGCAGACAAGCGCGGCTATACGCTGATCCGCAATCTCGCCAGCCATGGCACGGGCCGGGCCTTGCATGAATATCCCGAAGAGATCGCCACCTGGCCCACACGCAGCGACCGGCGCCGGATCGAGAGGGGCATGGTGATGACGGTCGAGCCATTCCTCTCCAGAGGCGGAATTTGGGCCGCTGACGGCGATGATGGCTGGACGCTCTATAGCGAACCCCACGCACCGACCGTGCAGTTTGAGCATACGGTCGTGGCGACGGACCGCGGCGCGATTATCGTGACGCGGCCTGATCTGGCCTCCTGA
- the dapD gene encoding 2,3,4,5-tetrahydropyridine-2,6-dicarboxylate N-succinyltransferase, with translation MSDTAALKSVIESGWEARDGVSTATQGELRDAVNTALSELDAGRLRVASKDGNGDWQVHEWLKKAVLLSFRLEPNRRLGLPGAPVPGPWWDKVAVKWEGWSASQFEAAGFRAVPGSVVRRGSFVAKGAVLMPSFVNIGAYVGEGTMVDTWATIGSCAQIGANVHISGGVGIGGVLEPLQAAPVIIEDNVFIGARSEVAEGVIVREGAVISMGVFLGASTKIVDRATGEITRGEIPSYAVVVPGTLPDPKGGPSLACAVIVKRVDAQTRSKTGINALLRD, from the coding sequence ATGAGCGACACCGCTGCCCTGAAATCTGTCATTGAATCGGGCTGGGAGGCACGCGATGGCGTTTCCACCGCGACTCAAGGCGAACTGCGCGATGCGGTGAACACCGCGCTCAGCGAACTGGATGCGGGCCGTCTGCGCGTGGCTTCCAAAGACGGTAATGGTGACTGGCAGGTCCATGAATGGCTGAAGAAAGCCGTGCTGCTCTCCTTCCGCCTTGAACCCAATCGCCGCCTGGGCCTGCCCGGCGCGCCGGTGCCGGGGCCGTGGTGGGACAAGGTCGCGGTCAAATGGGAGGGCTGGTCAGCCAGCCAGTTCGAGGCTGCGGGTTTCCGCGCCGTGCCGGGCAGTGTCGTGCGCCGGGGCAGCTTTGTCGCCAAAGGCGCGGTGCTGATGCCGTCCTTTGTCAATATCGGCGCTTATGTGGGTGAAGGCACGATGGTCGATACATGGGCCACAATCGGCTCCTGTGCGCAGATCGGGGCGAATGTACACATCTCCGGCGGGGTGGGCATTGGCGGCGTTCTGGAGCCGCTGCAGGCTGCGCCCGTCATCATCGAGGACAATGTGTTCATCGGCGCGCGCTCTGAAGTCGCTGAAGGCGTGATCGTGCGCGAGGGCGCGGTCATCTCCATGGGCGTGTTCCTTGGCGCCTCCACCAAGATCGTCGACCGGGCGACCGGCGAGATCACGCGCGGGGAAATCCCGTCCTATGCCGTGGTGGTGCCGGGCACGCTGCCGGACCCGAAGGGCGGGCCCTCGCTCGCCTGCGCGGTGATCGTCAAGCGCGTGGACGCGCAGACCCGCTCCAAGACCGGCATCAACGCGCTATTGCGGGACTAG
- a CDS encoding pyrimidine 5'-nucleotidase, giving the protein MKRLLQRDVWVFDLDNTLYPAHTAVMSQVEARMTEFVMQLMELEREEAFKIQHGLWHDYGTTLNGLMVNHKIKAEDFLEFVHDIDHSVLEPNPVLADHIAALDGARIIYTNGSVRHAENVLARLGLDHLFEGIFDIAAADFTPKPQRESFDRFIKRHAVNPARAVMFEDSARNLETAAGIGFATVLVRARENIGNGHTAGPGEHPEFVDYAVDCLDTFLGEVVEGFKETPA; this is encoded by the coding sequence GTGAAACGCCTTCTCCAGCGCGATGTATGGGTCTTTGATCTCGACAACACGCTTTACCCGGCACACACGGCGGTGATGAGCCAGGTCGAGGCGCGCATGACGGAGTTCGTCATGCAGCTGATGGAGTTGGAGCGCGAGGAGGCGTTCAAGATCCAGCACGGCCTCTGGCACGATTACGGGACGACGCTGAACGGGCTGATGGTCAATCACAAGATCAAGGCGGAAGACTTTCTCGAATTCGTCCACGACATCGACCATTCGGTGCTGGAACCCAACCCGGTGCTGGCGGACCATATCGCGGCGCTGGACGGCGCGCGCATCATCTATACAAACGGGTCGGTGCGCCATGCAGAGAACGTGCTCGCGCGCCTTGGGCTGGACCATCTGTTCGAGGGCATATTCGATATTGCCGCCGCAGATTTCACGCCCAAGCCCCAGCGCGAGAGCTTTGACCGCTTCATCAAGCGTCATGCGGTCAATCCGGCGCGCGCGGTGATGTTTGAAGACAGTGCGCGCAACCTCGAAACCGCTGCAGGGATCGGCTTTGCGACCGTGCTGGTGCGCGCCCGTGAGAATATCGGCAATGGCCACACGGCCGGGCCGGGCGAGCACCCCGAATTTGTAGACTATGCCGTAGACTGCCTCGACACCTTCCTTGGCGAAGTTGTCGAGGGCTTCAAGGAGACACCCGCATGA